The window TCATCAGCGGCAGCGGCGAACCGCTGATCCTGGTGTACGAGTCCCAGGTGGCCGCCCTGCTGCTGCAGAACCAGGACCCCGGCGACATGGTGGTCCTCTACCCGGACACCACCGTGAACACGGCGCACACCTTCGTCCCGCTGAACGAGAAGGCGAAGGAGCTGGGCACCCTCCTCGCCACCGATCCGAGGCTGCGCGAACTCGCCGTGCACCGCGGCTTCCGCCCGCAGGACGGCGTCGCCGAGTTCACCGCCGCGACCGCCCCGCACACCGCCCACCTCAACGCGGGTCTGACCGGCATCCGCCAGGTCGGCACACCCACCGTCAAGATCCTGATGACGCTCGCCCAGCGCGCCAAGGGCCAGGGGGACACACCATGACACTGACACCACCCGAGGACACCCCGCTGGTCCTCAGCGCGCCGGATCCCGTCGCTCCCGTCCGCAAGGAGCAGGCCGCCGGACTGGTCCCGCTCCAGGACGGCGTCCGCGACGAGATGGCCCGCCGGGCCGGGGAGTACGTCGGCTCGCTCGCCGCCATCGACGCCCGCTCCCCCGAGTTCGCCCAGCGCATCGGCGAGATCGCCGCACTCGGCTCCGCCGACATCCGCAGCGCCGCCCAGCAGTCCAACCGGATGCTGGAGCGGACCGTACGCTCCCTCGGCTCCGACGGCGCCGGCGACGCCCAGGGCCGCGTCGCCGGCTCCCTCGTCGAACTGCGCCGCACCGTCGAGGACCTCGACCCGCGGGACACGCCGGCCAAGGGGGCCCGCAAGCTGCTCGCGAAGCTGCCGGGCGGCAACAGGTTCCGCGACCACGTGGCGAAGTACGCCTCCTCGCAGGCCGTCCTCAACAAGATCGTGGGCTCGCTGCGCAGCGGCCAGGACGAACTGCGCCGCGACAACGCGGCCCTGCACACCGAGCGCTCGCGCCTGTGGGAGACCATGGGCAAGCTCCAGGAGTACGCGGTCCTCACCGAGGCCCTGGACGCGGCCGTCGAGCAGCGGGTCGCCGAGGCGCAGCACACCGATCCGGGGGCCGCCGACGCGATGCGCGCGGACGTGCTCTTCCCGGTCCGGCAGAAGCACCAGGACCTGCTGACACAGCTGGCCGTCTGCGCCCAGGGCTACCTGGCGATGGACGTGGTCCGGCGCAACAACGACGAGCTCATCAAGGGCGTCGACCGGGCCGCCACCACCACCGTCTCGGCCCTGCGGATCGCCGTGATGCTGGCCTCGGCGCTCGACAACCAGCGCAAGGTGGTCGAGCAGGTCAACGCCCTGAGGGGCACCACCGAGGACCTGATCCGGGGCAATGCGGAGATGCTGTCCACGCAGAGCGGCGAGATCCAGCGGATCGCGGCCGATCCGGCGGTGGGGGCGGAGACGCTGCGGACGGCCTTCGCGCAGATCTACAAGACGCTCGACGCGATCGACACCTTCAAGGTGCAGGCCACGGAGAACATGGCCGCGACGGTGGAGTCGCTGGCCGGGGAGCTGCGGACCGCCTCGGCGTACCTTGCGCGGACGCGGACTTCGAGCGCGCTCGAAGGAGGAGCCCAGTGAGGCGGTGGACCGGCGGGCACACCGCCTGCGCGGGGCAGCCGGGCTCCGCCCGGACCCGCGCCTCCATCGCCGGCGAGGCTGGAAGGGGCCGCCGGCGAGGCTGGATCGGTGCGCTGATCGTTCTCGTTGCAGT of the Streptomyces sp. NBC_01294 genome contains:
- a CDS encoding toxic anion resistance protein translates to MTLTPPEDTPLVLSAPDPVAPVRKEQAAGLVPLQDGVRDEMARRAGEYVGSLAAIDARSPEFAQRIGEIAALGSADIRSAAQQSNRMLERTVRSLGSDGAGDAQGRVAGSLVELRRTVEDLDPRDTPAKGARKLLAKLPGGNRFRDHVAKYASSQAVLNKIVGSLRSGQDELRRDNAALHTERSRLWETMGKLQEYAVLTEALDAAVEQRVAEAQHTDPGAADAMRADVLFPVRQKHQDLLTQLAVCAQGYLAMDVVRRNNDELIKGVDRAATTTVSALRIAVMLASALDNQRKVVEQVNALRGTTEDLIRGNAEMLSTQSGEIQRIAADPAVGAETLRTAFAQIYKTLDAIDTFKVQATENMAATVESLAGELRTASAYLARTRTSSALEGGAQ